The genome window CGGTCGCCGCGACGAGGAGAAGGCGCGCGCCAAGGAGCGGATCTACTCCCACCGTGACGAGTTCGGCCAGTGGGACCCCAAGAACCAGCGTCCCGAGCTGTGGTCGCTCTACAACGGCCGCCTGCACGAGGGCGAGCACATGCGGATCTTCCCGCTGTCCAACTGGACCGAGCTGGACATCTGGAACTACATCGCCCAGGAGCAGATCGAGATCCCCTCCATCTACTACGCACACCGGCGCAAGGTGATCGCGCGGGACGGCATGCTGCTGTCCGCGTCCGACGCCGTGCAACCCAGGGACGGCGAGACGGTGGAGGAGCGGACCGTGCGTTTCCGGACGGTTGGCGACATGACGCTCACCGGCTGCGTGGAGTCGGAGGCGGACACGCTGGAGAAGATCATCGAGGAGATCGCAGTGGCTCGGGTCACCGAGCGGGGGGCGACCCGAGGGGACGACCGGTTCTCCGAGGCAGCGATGGAGGACCGGAAGAAGGAAGGTTACTTCTAAATGACCCAGGTGATTCAGGACATGGATCTGCTGCGATTCG of Flexivirga oryzae contains these proteins:
- the cysD gene encoding sulfate adenylyltransferase subunit CysD — its product is MQTHPDYRLSQLDELEAESIHIFREVAAEFEHPVLMCSGGKDSIVMLRLAEKAFHPAKLPFPVLQVDTGFDFPEVLQARDNWVRRLGARLVVASVDEAIKNGVVVDDGKTSRNRLQIGTLLNVIEENGFTAAFGGGRRDEEKARAKERIYSHRDEFGQWDPKNQRPELWSLYNGRLHEGEHMRIFPLSNWTELDIWNYIAQEQIEIPSIYYAHRRKVIARDGMLLSASDAVQPRDGETVEERTVRFRTVGDMTLTGCVESEADTLEKIIEEIAVARVTERGATRGDDRFSEAAMEDRKKEGYF